A genomic region of Dreissena polymorpha isolate Duluth1 chromosome 4, UMN_Dpol_1.0, whole genome shotgun sequence contains the following coding sequences:
- the LOC127876245 gene encoding uncharacterized protein LOC127876245 encodes MFNSKRAWFSTSVSKRKRKLWGDNGGLLASVEDAEFLFSQDTETRDTESLFLSEAYLEEHLAIFHPNYICECVKKGNTKDVVLGQYFFPPKDVQNLARKQLQFKWDLDGNTSDGTEADLQADEDALLKNPESKHTKKKSSASPKKSPPKATNVNMNDSLKDKHNKNTSAKIAEPRPGPSSYVDHIPERVISEQICTKKNTSDNSVQKVQVKKTVVPKTIENNVSLRRMTPTQGIDILKKPHVNSSVCPTGRKEKEEMEECLRLEDLAKVPSDLQDFIVGQNGCELVLLS; translated from the exons ATGTTCAACAGTAAAAGAGCTTGGTTTTCAACAAGTGTTAGCAAAAGGAAAAGAAAACTGTGGG GTGACAATGGGGGATTGTTAGCCAGTGTTGAGGATGCAGAGTTCCTCTTCAGCCAGGATACAGAGACAAGGGACACTGAGAG tTTGTTTTTAAGTGAGGCCTATCTGGAAGAACATCTAGCCATATTTCACCCTAATTACATTTGTGAATGTGTTAAGAAAGGAAATACAAAGGATGTTGTTCTTGGCCAGTATTTCTTTCCGCCAAAAGATGTTCAAAACC TTGCGAGGAAGCAGCTTCAGTTCAAGTGGGACCTTGATGGCAACACATCCGATGGAACAGAAGCTGATTTACAG GCGGATGAAGATGCACTGTTAAAAAATCCTGAgtcaaaacacacaaaaaagaagtCAAGTGCCTCTCCAAAGAAATCACCTCCAAAGGCTACAAATGTCAACATGAATGACAGCCTGAAAGACAAACATAACAAGAACACTAGTGCAAAGATAGCAGAGCCCAGACCAGGGCCCTCAAGTTATGTTGATCACATCCCAGAAAGGGTCATCTCAGAACAGATATGTACGAAAAAGAATACATCTGATAATTCAGTACAAAAAGTTCAAGTGAAGAAAACTGTGGTACCAAAAACGATTGAAAATAATGTTAGTCTAAGAAGAATGACTCCCACTCAAGGCATTGACATTTTGAAGAAACCACATGTGAATTCATCTGTGTGTCCAACAGGAAGGAAAGAGAAAGAAGAAATGGAAG AATGTCTTCGCCTGGAAGATTTAGCCAAAGTACCCAGTGATTTACAAGATTTTATTGTTGGACAGAATGGCTGCGAACTGGTTCTCCTATCATAG